The Arachis hypogaea cultivar Tifrunner chromosome 19, arahy.Tifrunner.gnm2.J5K5, whole genome shotgun sequence genome has a window encoding:
- the LOC112752058 gene encoding brassinosteroid LRR receptor kinase BRL3 has protein sequence MNMSLLLLIATLLMATVKVAVTSSSDAVTLLMRFKDSHVSSDSNNFLADWSSSSKPCTWRGITCSSQGEVTSINLTGAGLAGTLDLPTLTALPSLHHLVLRGNYFSLGNLSVSSFCALQTLDLSSNNFSGNFPFHQLLPCRALTYLNLSRNLITGATATPFGFAASLLQLDLSRNQVSQPEILAYTLSNCQALTLLNLSDNRISAQLSETSLAASCANLTTLDLSHNQLSGELPQSFVGDSLELLDLSGNNFSGMFSRFGFGSCRNLVRLSLSHNVVSGGEFPSSLRNCQALETLDLSHNDLGPNIPGALLAGLKSLKELFLGRNNLRGEIPAELGMACDSLVVLDLSDNKLSGELPLTFGDCSSLQSLNLAKNYLHGDFLTSVVSKLSSLRYLYVAFNNITGPVPLSLANCTQLQVLDLSSNGFTGTIPSGFCSSSSPLEKMLLADNYLEGVVPAELGGCKSLRTIDFSFNNLNGPIPSRVWSLPNLSDLIMWANNLTGEIHEGICSNGGNLETLILNNNLISGSIPSSISNCTNMVWVSLASNRITGEIPAGIGNLKKLAILQLGNNSLAGGIPPELGKCESLIWLDLNSNNLTGTIPSDLANQAGLVMPGTVSGKQFAFVRNEGGTSCRGAGGLVEFEDIKAARLESFPMVHSCPLTRIYSGVTVYTFSKNGSMIYLDLSYNFLSGSIPASLGAMSYLQVLNLGHNKLIGNIPESFGGLKAIGVLDLSHNNLQGLIPASLGALSFLSDLDVSNNNLTGTIPTGGQLTTFPSSRYENNSNLCGVPLPPCHGALNRNHAAGFHAWKKKQPIVTGIVIGLVFFVLFFVAFVLALYQVKKYHWKEEQREKYIESLPTSGSSSWKLSSIPEPLSINVATFEKPLRKLTFAHLLEATNGFSAETLIGSGGFGEVYKAKLKDGCVVAIKKLIHVTGQGDREFMAEMETIGKIKHRNLVPLLGYCKIGEERLLVYEYMKWGSLEAVLHDRARSKLDWGARKKIAIGSARGLAFLHHSCIPHIIHRDMKSSNILLDENFEARVSDFGMARLVNALDTHLSVSTLAGTPGYVPPEYYQSFRCTTKGDVYSYGVILLELLSGKRPIDSSEFGDDNNLVGWCKQLHKEKRSSEILDPHLIKQASSEGELYQCLRIAFECLDERPYRRPTMIQVMAMFKEIQADTDNDVLDAFSMKCNVIKES, from the coding sequence ATGAACATGTCACTTCTTCTTCTTATTGCGACACTCTTGATGGCTACAGTTAAAGTTGCAGTTACATCTTCTTCTGATGCTGTTACGCTGCTTATGAGATTCAAGGACTCCCATGTCTCCTCTGATTCAAACAACTTCCTGGCTGACTGGTCCTCCTCCTCCAAGCCCTGCACGTGGAGGGGCATCACGTGCTCCTCCCAAGGTGAAGTCACATCCATCAACCTCACCGGAGCAGGCCTTGCTGGCACCCTTGACCTCCCAACTCTCACGGCTTTGCCTTCTCTGCACCACCTTGTGTTGCGTGGCAACTACTTCTCCTTAGGGAATCTCTCTGTCTCTTCCTTCTGTGCTCTGCAGACGCTTGATCTTTCCTCCAACAACTTCTCTGGAAACTTCCCCTTCCACCAACTTCTTCCATGTCGAGCTCTCACCTATCTCAACTTGTCAAGGAATCTGATTACTGGCGCCACGGCCACCCCTTTTGGCTTCGCTGCTTCTCTGCTTCAGCTTGACTTGTCCAGGAACCAGGTTTCCCAGCCTGAGATTTTGGCTTACACTCTCTCCAATTGTCAGGCTTTGACTCTGCTTAATTTGTCTGACAACCGAATCTCTGCTCAACTCAGTGAAACTAGTCTTGCTGCTTCTTGTGCCAACCTCACTACTCTGGACCTCTCCCATAATCAGCTCTCCGGGGAGTTGCCGCAGAGTTTCGTGGGGGATTCTTTGGAGCTTTTGGATCTCTCTGGCAACAACTTTTCAGGGATGTTCTCCAGGTTTGGGTTTGGGAGCTGCAGGAACCTTGTTAGGTTGAGTTTATCTCACAATGTGGTCTCTGGTGGAGAGTTTCCAAGCAGCCTGAGGAATTGCCAGGCTCTGGAGACTCTGGATCTTTCTCACAATGACCTTGGACCAAACATTCCTGGGGCTCTTCTTGCAGGTCTCAAGAGCTTGAAGGAACTCTTTTTGGGGAGAAATAACTTGAGAGGGGAGATTCCTGCTGAGCTTGGAATGGCTTGTGATTCTCTTGTGGTTCTTGATCTCTCTGATAATAAGCTTTCCGGTGAGTTGCCTTTGACTTTTGGGGACTGTTCTTCTCTGCAGAGTCTTAACCTTGCTAAGAATTATCTCCATGGAGATTTCCTCACTTCAGTTGTAAGCAAACTTTCAAGTCTTAGGTACCTTTATGTGGCATTCAATAACATCACAGGGCCTGTTCCTCTCTCTCTTGCCAATTGCACACAGCTTCAGGTTCTTGACCTCAGTTCCAATGGCTTCACCGGCACCATCCCCTCTGGCTTTTGCTCTTCTTCCTCGCCTCTCGAAAAGATGCTTCTTGCTGACAATTACCTGGAAGGGGTGGTGCCTGCGGAGCTTGGTGGCTGCAAGAGTTTGAGGACAATTGATTTCAGCTTCAACAATTTGAATGGCCCTATACCCTCTCGAGTTTGGTCCCTTCCCAATCTTTCAGACTTGATTATGTGGGCTAACAACCTTACAGGAGAGATTCATGAAGGCATATGCAGCAATGGAGGAAACCTTGAGACCTTGATTCTTAACAACAATTTGATATCAGGCTCCATTCCAAGCTCAATTTCCAATTGCACCAACATGGTTTGGGTCTCACTGGCAAGCAACCGCATTACCGGTGAAATACCTGCCGGAATTGGGAATCTAAAGAAACTTGCCATCCTCCAATTAGGCAACAATTCACTTGCTGGAGGGATCCCACCGGAGCTTGGGAAATGTGAAAGCCTCATATGGTTAGATTTGAATAGTAACAACCTCACTGGTACTATCCCCTCTGATCTTGCCAATCAAGCTGGCTTGGTTATGCCAGGAACTGTTTCTGGGAAGCAGTTTGCATTTGTGAGAAATGAAGGTGGGACAAGCTGCAGGGGAGCCGGAGGTTTGGTCGAATTCGAAGATATCAAGGCTGCAAGGCTTGAGAGTTTTCCTATGGTGCATTCCTGTCCATTAACTCGAATATACTCCGGCGTCACGGTTTATACATTTTCCAAGAATGGCAGCATGATCTACCTTGATCTTTCCTACAATTTCTTGTCTGGAAGCATTCCTGCAAGCTTAGGCGCAATGTCCTATTTACAGGTCCTGAATCTGGGACACAATAAGCTGATTGGGAACATTCCAGAGAGCTTTGGTGGTCTAAAAGCAATAGGAGTGCTTGATCTCTCCCATAATAACCTTCAAGGACTCATCCCTGCTTCATTAGGAGCTCTATCTTTTCTGAGTGATCTTGATGTCTCCAATAATAACCTCACAGGCACCATTCCCACCGGTGGTCAGCTAACAACTTTCCCTTCTTCTAGATACGAAAACAACTCTAATCTTTGTGGTGTTCCTTTGCCACCTTGCCACGGAGCTTTGAATCGGAATCATGCAGCAGGTTTCCATGCTTGGAAGAAGAAGCAACCTATTGTGACCGGGATTGTGATTGGCCTTGTTTTCTTTGTGTTGTTTTTTGTTGCCTTTGTTCTTGCTTTGTATCAAGTGAAGAAGTACCATTGGAAGGAGGAACAGAGAGAAAAGTACATAGAAAGTCTTCCAACTTCAGGTAGCAGCAGTTGGAAACTATCAAGCATTCCTGAGCCTCTCAGCATCAATGTTGCCACCTTTGAGAAACCACTGCGAAAGTTGACATTCGCGCATCTTCTCGAGGCTACTAACGGTTTCAGTGCCGAAACCTTGATAGGGTCTGGTGGTTTTGGTGAAGTCTACAAGGCTAAGCTGAAAGATGGTTGTGTTGTTGCTATCAAGAAGCTTATTCATGTAACAGGCCAGGGAGACAGAGAGTTCATGGCTGAAATGGAAACCATTGGAAAGATTAAGCACAGAAACCTTGTTCCACTGCTGGGTTACTGTAAAATTGGAGAGGAGAGGCTTCTTGTGTATGAGTACATGAAATGGGGAAGTCTAGAGGCTGTTCTTCATGATCGTGCCAGATCGAAGCTTGATTGGGGAGCAAGAAAGAAGATTGCCATAGGGTCAGCAAGAGGACTTGCATTTCTACACCATAGTTGTATTCCTCATATTATACACCGGGACATGAAGTCCAGCAACATTCTTCTTGATGAAAATTTTGAGGCTAGAGTTTCAGATTTTGGCATGGCAAGATTGGTTAATGCCCTGGACACTCATCTCAGTGTGAGCACACTTGCTGGAACACCAGGTTATGTACCTCCTGAGTACTATCAGAGTTTTAGGTGCACAACAAAGGGTGATGTCTATAGTTATGGTGTCATACTTCTAGAGCTTTTATCCGGGAAGAGGCCGATCGACTCGTCGGAGTTTGGCGATGACAACAATCTGGTTGGATGGTGTAAGCAACTTCACAAAGAGAAAAGAAGTAGTGAAATTCTAGATCCTCACTTAATCAAGCAAGCATCCAGTGAAGGTGAACTCTACCAGTGTTTGAGAATTGCCTTTGAGTGTTTAGATGAGAGACCGTATAGGAGACCAACTATGATTCAAGTCATGGCAATGTTTAAGGAGATTCAAGCTGATACAGATAATGATGTCCTTGATGCCTTCTCTATGAAATGCAATGTCATTAAGGAATCATAA
- the LOC112752056 gene encoding COP9 signalosome complex subunit 6a, translated as MASSSSSGLTFKVHPLVIVNISDHYTRVKSQLNPPNSNASSNSSAPRVYGGVIGVQKGRTVEIFNSFELLYDSSTHSLDRAFLEKKQELYKKVFPHFYILGWYSTGTDAHESDMHIHKALMDINESPVYVLLNPSINHSQRDLPVTIFESELHVIDGIPQLIFVRSSYTIETVEAERISVDHVAHLKPSDGGSAATQLAAHLTGIHSAIKMLHSRIKVLHHYLLAMQKGDVPCENSLLRQVSSLLRRLPAIESGKFQDDFLMEYNDTLLISYLAMLTNCSSTMNELVDKFNTAYDRHSRRGGRTAFM; from the exons ATGGCGTCTTCGTCCAGTAGCGGATTGACGTTCAAGGTGCATCCATTGGTGATCGTGAACATCTCCGACCACTACACTCGCGTCAAGTCGCAGCTCAACCCTCCCAATTCCAATGCTTCTTCCAATTCCTCTGCTCCGCGGGTCTACGGTGGCGTCATAGGGGTCCAGAAGGGTCGCACCGTCGAGATCTTCAACAGCTTCGAGCTCCTCTACGACTCTTCCACCCACTCCCTCGACCGCGCCTTCCTCGAGAAGAAGCAGGAGCTCTACAAGAAGGTCTTCCCTCACTTCTATATCCTCGGTTGGTACTCCACCGGCACCGACGCCCACGAATCCGACATGCACATTCACAAAGCT TTGATGGATATCAATGAGAGTCCCGTTTATGTTCTCCTGAACCCTTCCATCAATCATTCTCAGAGGGACCTCCCTGTCACTATTTTTGAAAGCG AACTGCATGTTATAGACGGAATTCCCCAACTTATTTTTGTTCGCTCCAGCTATACTATTGAG ACTGTCGAAGCTGAACGGATCTCAGTGGACCATGTTGCTCATCTTAAGCCGTCGGATGGTGGTTCTGCGGCCACACAAT TGGCTGCTCACCTTACTGGTATACACAGTGCCATCAAAATGCTTCATAGCAGAATTAAGGTGCTGCATCACTATTTGCTCGCAATGCAAAAAG GTGATGTTCCTTGTGAAAATTCACTGTTAAGACAAGTGTCAAGTCTCCTGAGAAGATTGCCTGCTATTGAATCTGGGAAATTTCAAGATGATTTCTTAATG gAATACAACGACACTTTATTGATTAGCTACCTTGCAATGTTGACCAACTGCTCAAG TACAATGAATGAATTGGTGGACAAATTCAATACTGCATACGACAGGCATAGCAGAAGGGGTGGACGAACTGCTTTTATGTGA
- the LOC112752055 gene encoding ankyrin repeat domain-containing protein 2B, producing the protein MASTSQKEIISDGKAAAAEKKNSKDETSSKDSQGGQKAASESFVCLDDKAAAAENKNSKDETSSKDSQGGQRATSGSAPGFPPNPFDFSAMSGLLNDPSIKELAEQIAKDPSFNQMAEQLQKTFHGATQDSIPSFDNQQYYSTMQQVMQNPNFMTMAERLGNALMQDPSMSSMLESLTSPSNKDQLEERMARIKEDPSLKHILDEIETGGPAAMMRYWNDEDVLRKLGQAMVPNSGEAAASAENAVPDETEDVGEDESIVHQTASVGDVEGLKNALASGADKDEEDSEGRTALHFSCGYGEVKCAQILLEAGAKVDALDKNKNTALHYAAGYGRKECVALLLENGAAVTLQNMDGKTPIDVAKLNNQNDVLKLLEKDAFL; encoded by the exons ATGGCTTCCACTTCCCAAAAGGAAATTATTTCTG ATGGCAAGGCTGCTGCAGCAGAGAAGAAAAATTCCAAGGATGAAACATCTTCGAAAGATTCACAGGGAGGACAAAAAGCTGCTTCTGAATCTTTTGTTTGTTTAGATGACAAGGCTGCTGCAGCAGAGAATAAAAACTCCAAGGATGAAACATCTTCGAAAGATTCACAGGGAGGACAAAGAGCTACTTCTGGATCTGCACCTGGGTTTCCACCCAATCCTTTTGATTTCTCCGCAATGTCTGGTTTGCTCAAT GATCCAAGTATCAAGGAACTGGCTGAGCAGATAGCAAAAGACCCATCGTTCAATCAAATGGCTGAGCAGCTTCAGAAAACTTTTCATGGTGCAACACAGGATAGTATCCCTAGCTTCGATAATCAGCAATATTATTCTACCATGCAGCAGGTGATGCAGAATCCTAACTTCATGACCATGGCTGAGCGCCTGGGTAATGCATTGATGCAG GATCCATCTATGTCTTCCATGCTTGAAAGTCTTACTAGTCCTTCAAATAAAGATCAGCTTGAGGAGAGAATGGCACGCATAAAAGAAGATCCATCTTTGAAGCATATTTTAGATGAGATAGAGACTGGTGGTCCTGCTGCTATGATGAG ATATTGGAATGATGAGGACGTTTTGCGGAAGTTGGGACAGGCCATGGTGCCAAATTCTGGAGAAGCAGCTGCTTCTGCTGAAAATGCTGTGCCAGATGAGACAGAAGATGTGGGTGAAGATGAATCAATTGTTCATCAAACTGCTAGTGTCGGTGATGTGGAG GGCTTGAAAAATGCTCTAGCCTCTGGCGCTGACAAGGACGAAGAAGATTCAGAGGGAAGAACTGCTTTACATTTTTCCTGTGGATATGGAGAG GTGAAGTGTGCACAAATTCTCCTTGAGGCAGGCGCAAAAGTAGATGCTTTGGATAAGAATAAGAACACGGCTCTACATTATGCAGCTGGTTATGGCAGGAAGGAATGTGTTGCCCTTCTCCTTGAAAATGGTGCTGCAGT TACTCTCCAGAACATGGACGGGAAAACTCCTATTGATGTTGCGAAGCTAAACAATCAAAATGATGTTCTAAAGCTGCTCGAAAAAGATGCTTTCCTGTAA
- the LOC112752053 gene encoding ankyrin repeat domain-containing protein 2B: MASNPEKDIPADDKAGTAENTNPKDETSSADSQAGRTSGPATGFPANPFDFSAMSGLLNDPSIKELAEQIAKDPSFNQMAEQLQKSFQGAPQEGIPNFDNQQYYQTMQQVMQNPNFMTMAERLGNALMQDPSMSAMLESFTNPTNKEQLEERMARIKDDPSLKHILDEIENGGPAAMMKYWNNEEALRKLGQAMGLPTSADAAASAENPGADETEDVGNEDESLVHHTASIGDVEGLKNALASGGDKDEEDAEGRTALHFACGYGEVKCAQVLIEAGAKVDALDKNKNTALHYAAGYGRKECVALLLENGAAVTLQNMDGKTPIDVAKLNNQSDVLELLEKDAFL; encoded by the exons ATGGCTTCGAACCCTGAAAAGGATATTCCTGCTG ATGACAAAGCTGGCACAGCAGAGAACACAAATCCCAAGGATGAAACATCCTCTGCAGATTCACAGGCTGGACGAACTTCTGGACCCGCAACTGGGTTTCCAGCCAACCCTTTCGATTTCTCTGCCATGTCTGGTCTTCTCAAT GATCCAAGCATCAAAGAATTGGCTGAACAGATAGCAAAAGATCCATCATTCAATCAGATGGCTGAGCAGCTTCAGAAGAGCTTTCAAGGTGCACCACAGGAGGGTATCCCCAACTTTGATAATCAGCAATATTATCAAACCATGCAACAAGTTATGCAGAATCCTAATTTTATGACCATGGCTGAACGTTTGGGTAATGCATTGATGCAG GATCCATCAATGTCTGCCATGCTTGAAAGTTTTACAAATCCAACAAACAAAGAACAGCTTGAAGAGAGAATGGCACGCATCAAGGACGATCCATCTTTGAAACATATCTTAGACGAGATAGAGAACGGCGGTCCTGCTGCTATGATGAA ATACTGGAATAACGAGGAGGCTTTACGGAAGTTGGGGCAAGCAATGGGCCTTCCAACTTCTGCAGATGCAGCTGCTTCTGCTGAAAATCCAGGGGCAGATGAGACTGAAGATGTGGGAAATGAAGATGAATCACTTGTTCATCACACTGCTAGTATTGGTGATGTGGAG GGCTTGAAAAATGCACTAGCCTCTGGTGGCGACAAGGATGAAGAAGATGCCGAGGGAAGAACTGCTTTACATTTTGCATGTGGATATGGCGAG GTGAAGTGTGCACAAGTTCTGATTGAGGCTGGAGCAAAAGTGGATGCTTTGGATAAGAATAAGAACACAGCTCTTCATTATGCAGCTGGCTATGGCAGGAAGGAGTGTGTTGCCCTACTCCTTGAAAATGGTGCTGCAGT TACTCTCCAGAACATGGACGGTAAAACTCCTATAGATGTTGCGAAGCTAAACAATCAAAGTGATGTCTTAGAGCTGCTTGAAAAAGATGCTTTCCTGTAG